In Candidatus Methanoperedens sp., one DNA window encodes the following:
- a CDS encoding DJ-1/PfpI family protein produces MTAKKILIITGDYVEDYEMMVPFQALQMVGHTVHAACPGKKAGEQIRTAIHDFEGDQTYSEKRGHNFTLNTTFDDINAEDYDALVIPGGRAPEYIRLNKKVIQIVQDFAKRNKPIAAICHGPQVLAAANILKGRNCAAYQAVGPEINCAGGKWVDIALDQAHIDGNLVTAPAWPAHPEWLAKFLDVLGTKIEP; encoded by the coding sequence ATGACTGCAAAGAAGATTTTGATAATAACAGGTGACTACGTAGAAGATTATGAAATGATGGTTCCATTTCAGGCACTACAAATGGTTGGACATACTGTGCATGCTGCGTGTCCAGGTAAGAAAGCTGGTGAACAGATACGAACTGCAATCCATGACTTTGAAGGAGATCAAACATATAGCGAAAAGCGTGGTCATAACTTTACTCTGAACACCACTTTTGATGATATCAATGCTGAAGATTATGATGCACTGGTAATTCCAGGTGGACGAGCACCAGAATACATTCGTTTAAATAAAAAAGTAATACAAATTGTACAAGATTTTGCTAAAAGAAATAAACCAATCGCTGCCATCTGTCATGGTCCACAGGTATTAGCCGCTGCCAACATTCTAAAAGGAAGAAATTGTGCAGCATATCAAGCTGTTGGACCCGAAATAAATTGTGCCGGTGGCAAATGGGTAGACATAGCTTTGGACCAGGCTCACATAGATGGTAACTTGGTAACTGCACCGGCATGGCCTGCACATCCTGAATGGCTGGCTAAGTTTCTTGATGTACTAGGGACAAAGATTGAACCATGA
- a CDS encoding TfuA-related McrA-glycine thioamidation protein, producing the protein MKAVVYTGTSISHRDAGKILDADYRPPVRREDIRRLLRSAPEIIGIIDGVFFDSAAVAHREIIEALKMGIIVVGGGSMGALRAYELEPYGMIGVGRIYEMYRSGVIESDDEVALTFDPETMQPLSVPLVNLRLTLRLAQDKGILTAEETAGILDITRKIFYPDRNFRSIINECAKKGIIADPEKERVLDFFKGNEVDVKREDAILVLEKIKELCK; encoded by the coding sequence ATGAAGGCCGTGGTATACACGGGCACGAGCATAAGCCACCGCGATGCAGGAAAGATACTGGATGCAGATTATCGCCCGCCCGTAAGGCGTGAAGATATCAGGAGGCTCTTAAGATCGGCGCCGGAAATTATCGGGATAATCGACGGGGTTTTTTTCGACAGCGCTGCAGTAGCGCACCGCGAGATAATCGAAGCCCTTAAAATGGGCATTATCGTGGTGGGCGGGGGAAGCATGGGGGCGCTTCGCGCATATGAACTTGAGCCCTACGGGATGATAGGCGTAGGGAGGATATATGAAATGTACCGAAGCGGTGTTATCGAATCGGACGACGAAGTTGCATTGACTTTTGACCCGGAAACGATGCAGCCACTGTCAGTGCCGCTTGTAAATCTCCGGCTGACGCTCAGGCTTGCACAGGATAAGGGGATATTGACCGCAGAAGAGACAGCCGGCATCCTGGACATCACCAGGAAAATATTCTATCCTGACAGGAATTTCAGGAGTATAATCAATGAATGTGCAAAAAAGGGGATCATTGCAGATCCTGAAAAGGAAAGAGTGTTAGATTTTTTCAAGGGAAATGAAGTGGATGTAAAGAGGGAAGACGCCATTCTTGTTCTTGAGAAGATCAAAGAGCTGTGCAAGTGA
- a CDS encoding YcaO-related McrA-glycine thioamidation protein produces the protein MSKINLDPNIKYIEGTQRVLDPETTLANTTKLLPRIGVTRIANITDLDRVGIPVFSAIRPSAAEGAISIYSGKGATETNARISAIMESFERCLAEQPEVSINLSGVPLKAERTVDTYESLSENYPTLYPDALLLPQPVSEFTSLEWVMGYDFMNDIEVFVPANAVFHPYNPQGASKLFRSNTNGLASGNTIEEAVLHGLLEVIERDALSIAEYTHNPGKEIMLSESDGLNYELKRRMEETGIKVKIWLLDSDVDIPTVVTALDDTVLKDPALLVMGAGAHLSPEIAVTRALTEAAQSRVVQIHGAREDTDRERVVRTFGYEHMKKMNSYWYEELPSTSMDEMEDSSGNTPSANIRTVVERLEGIADGTIIVDLSRGVDVPVIRAIIPAFELYTLDRERKGERIKKKKKRVAK, from the coding sequence ATGAGCAAGATAAACCTCGACCCCAATATCAAATACATCGAAGGTACCCAGCGCGTGCTCGACCCAGAGACCACGCTTGCCAATACAACAAAGCTCCTCCCCAGGATCGGCGTGACCAGAATAGCCAATATCACTGACCTTGACCGTGTGGGCATTCCGGTTTTCTCAGCCATAAGACCGAGCGCAGCGGAGGGTGCTATATCCATATATTCCGGAAAAGGCGCCACCGAGACCAATGCAAGGATCTCTGCGATCATGGAAAGCTTTGAGCGCTGTCTTGCGGAGCAGCCCGAGGTCAGCATCAACCTGAGCGGCGTTCCGCTCAAGGCGGAGAGGACCGTTGATACTTATGAGTCGCTCAGTGAGAACTATCCCACTTTATACCCAGATGCCCTCCTCCTGCCACAGCCAGTCTCTGAGTTTACAAGCCTCGAATGGGTCATGGGGTATGATTTCATGAACGACATTGAAGTTTTCGTCCCTGCCAATGCAGTTTTCCATCCGTACAATCCCCAGGGCGCAAGTAAGCTTTTCCGGAGCAACACCAACGGGCTTGCATCCGGGAATACCATCGAGGAAGCCGTGCTCCACGGCCTGCTCGAAGTGATAGAAAGGGATGCCCTCAGCATTGCCGAGTACACCCACAATCCCGGGAAAGAGATCATGCTTTCAGAAAGCGACGGCCTGAATTATGAACTCAAGAGGAGAATGGAAGAAACGGGGATAAAGGTCAAAATCTGGCTCCTCGATTCTGATGTGGATATTCCAACCGTGGTTACAGCGCTTGATGATACAGTTCTGAAGGACCCTGCGCTTCTCGTGATGGGAGCTGGAGCGCACCTGTCGCCTGAGATAGCGGTCACTCGGGCTCTTACCGAGGCAGCCCAGAGCCGCGTGGTCCAGATACATGGGGCGCGTGAGGATACGGACAGGGAGCGCGTGGTGCGCACCTTTGGTTATGAACACATGAAGAAAATGAACAGCTACTGGTATGAAGAGCTTCCATCCACAAGCATGGATGAGATGGAGGACAGTTCAGGCAACACGCCCTCTGCAAACATCAGAACAGTGGTGGAGCGTCTGGAAGGGATCGCTGACGGGACAATAATCGTTGACCTTTCAAGAGGCGTTGACGTCCCCGTTATCAGGGCGATAATCCCCGCATTTGAACTCTATACCCTTGACCGCGAGAGAAAGGGTGAGCGCATCAAGAAGAAAAAGAAGAGAGTGGCTAAATGA
- the ftsZ gene encoding cell division protein FtsZ has product MTLDSRISELAKAAKPTVAIIGLGGAGCNIVSWIAQKEMVGSRIIAADTDATHLMGAKADAKVLLGEQTYQGKGCGGFAERGTEAARESLKEIKEELKDSNLIFIIAGLGGGSGTGAAPVVAEATREAGILTIGCVMLPFSYELTRRKKAIAGIKALAARCDSLVVIDNSKLRAIAGSLPLREGFAVANEFVGAFIRNITETITQPSLVNLDYSDLRSVVERGGISAIGIGDAEGENRIEKAMEQALSTPLLDVADISGTYGVLVHIAGGEDMTLGEVTQAGEIILQKAPNTGRIVWGAKVDESLAGRVKVTAVLTGVTDPNKLK; this is encoded by the coding sequence ATGACACTTGATTCAAGAATTTCTGAGCTTGCAAAAGCTGCAAAACCCACCGTGGCGATCATCGGTCTGGGCGGCGCAGGCTGCAATATCGTTTCGTGGATAGCGCAAAAAGAAATGGTTGGAAGCAGGATTATTGCGGCTGATACTGATGCGACGCATTTGATGGGCGCAAAGGCGGATGCGAAGGTCCTCCTCGGTGAGCAAACCTACCAGGGAAAGGGATGCGGTGGCTTCGCCGAGCGCGGCACTGAAGCAGCCAGGGAAAGCCTCAAGGAAATTAAGGAGGAGCTAAAGGATTCAAACCTTATATTCATCATAGCAGGCCTGGGAGGCGGCTCAGGAACAGGCGCTGCGCCTGTAGTGGCGGAAGCAACACGCGAAGCAGGGATACTTACCATAGGGTGCGTGATGTTGCCTTTCAGTTATGAGCTTACACGGCGCAAGAAAGCGATCGCGGGAATAAAGGCACTTGCGGCGAGATGCGACTCACTTGTGGTCATAGACAATTCCAAGCTCCGGGCCATCGCAGGCAGTCTGCCGCTCCGTGAAGGTTTCGCAGTAGCGAACGAATTCGTAGGCGCCTTTATCAGGAACATAACAGAAACCATAACGCAGCCCAGCCTTGTGAACCTCGATTATTCCGACCTTCGAAGTGTTGTCGAGCGCGGTGGGATATCGGCGATCGGTATCGGAGATGCTGAGGGTGAGAACCGCATAGAGAAAGCAATGGAACAGGCACTTTCGACGCCCCTGCTTGATGTTGCGGATATTTCGGGTACTTATGGGGTTCTTGTCCATATAGCGGGCGGCGAGGATATGACCCTTGGCGAAGTCACCCAGGCGGGCGAGATCATCCTCCAGAAAGCGCCGAATACCGGGCGCATCGTATGGGGTGCGAAAGTGGATGAGTCGCTTGCAGGACGTGTGAAGGTGACTGCGGTGCTGACTGGCGTCACGGATCCGAACAAATTGAAGTAA
- a CDS encoding formylmethanofuran dehydrogenase has product MHLVIKERVDNLCDYTYNFTWQNNKIKPDSIIPYQQGKKYTYKDLVDELRKGKEVCITGNAGKRLGYSMGVDLAHFGGSGAPEEIGKLYIDGDVSLEMGMGMVSGTIYVKGSIEEPVGNVVEMASDEPGYRKFRSITGIICKGLGNDVLIRNKFDELNKHLQLDDGILRGTVAARCNCEAMVTIEGNAYNGTGLLMKKGIVHVRGDAGMNSGAHLDGGVVIVEGRAGEFAGAYMKKGTLILTDAKGYAGANLKDGVVLAKKKVKTAPPIEELAMTQEDGKQIMKYLGLGHVEAMSYHKYGIMRERLVRMRDGSVVVRRVDGF; this is encoded by the coding sequence ATGCACCTTGTCATAAAAGAACGCGTGGATAACCTGTGCGATTATACGTATAATTTCACATGGCAGAATAATAAGATAAAACCTGATAGCATCATACCTTACCAGCAGGGGAAAAAGTACACTTATAAAGACCTTGTTGATGAACTAAGGAAAGGCAAAGAGGTGTGTATCACTGGAAACGCCGGCAAGAGACTGGGTTACAGCATGGGTGTTGACCTTGCGCATTTCGGTGGAAGTGGGGCGCCTGAAGAGATAGGAAAGCTCTATATCGATGGTGATGTCTCACTGGAAATGGGAATGGGAATGGTTTCCGGCACGATATATGTAAAAGGGAGCATTGAAGAGCCGGTAGGAAATGTGGTAGAAATGGCTTCGGACGAGCCAGGTTACAGGAAGTTCAGGTCAATAACCGGGATCATCTGCAAAGGATTGGGGAATGATGTCCTCATCAGGAATAAATTCGATGAGCTGAATAAGCATTTGCAGCTGGACGACGGAATTCTTCGGGGAACTGTGGCAGCGCGATGCAACTGTGAGGCTATGGTAACGATCGAAGGGAATGCTTACAACGGTACCGGTTTATTGATGAAGAAAGGAATTGTTCATGTCAGGGGTGATGCAGGAATGAACAGCGGCGCTCACCTCGATGGCGGTGTTGTGATCGTGGAAGGCCGTGCGGGCGAGTTCGCGGGCGCGTACATGAAAAAGGGCACGCTTATCTTAACGGATGCAAAAGGATACGCGGGTGCCAATCTCAAAGACGGGGTGGTTCTTGCAAAGAAAAAAGTAAAAACAGCGCCTCCAATTGAGGAGCTGGCGATGACGCAGGAGGATGGCAAACAGATAATGAAATATCTTGGGCTGGGACACGTGGAGGCCATGAGCTATCATAAGTACGGCATAATGAGGGAAAGGCTTGTAAGGATGAGGGATGGGTCGGTGGTGGTGAGGAGGGTGGACGGATTTTAA
- a CDS encoding nucleotidyltransferase domain-containing protein, giving the protein MCGYKDYKQILDKFSQLLLEKFSDNLISLVLFGSVARGTAKTESDIDLLIILKDAPDSYYKRLEPVIDIELKLREEAFETTEAVLIFSSIVLSKEEAMENRNIFLDMIDASIILYDKNNFFKNRLKELKKRLLQLGSKKITLEDKTWYWNLKPDSVPGEVIEL; this is encoded by the coding sequence ATGTGCGGATACAAAGATTACAAACAAATTCTCGACAAATTCTCGCAACTACTTCTGGAAAAATTCAGCGACAACCTCATCTCTCTTGTCCTCTTCGGTTCCGTTGCCAGAGGCACAGCAAAAACAGAAAGCGACATCGACCTGCTCATAATTCTGAAAGATGCCCCCGATTCTTATTACAAGCGCCTCGAACCTGTAATAGATATCGAGCTAAAACTGCGTGAGGAAGCCTTTGAAACTACCGAGGCTGTGCTAATTTTCAGCAGTATCGTCTTATCAAAAGAAGAAGCTATGGAGAATCGCAATATATTTCTGGACATGATTGATGCCTCCATAATCCTGTACGACAAAAATAACTTTTTCAAAAACAGGCTCAAAGAGTTGAAGAAACGGCTTTTGCAGCTTGGCTCAAAAAAAATCACGCTTGAGGACAAAACATGGTACTGGAATCTAAAACCCGACAGTGTACCGGGGGAAGTCATTGAATTATGA
- a CDS encoding HEPN domain-containing protein codes for MLKEAQWIFEKDLKGAMEEENYNLAIRRAQEVVELSLKGCLRVLGIDYPKVHDAGLLFVKIAEKKLNFNKNTLTEIERISRWLSEARAPSFYGERDFTSEDARKAFEDAAFVFKEIKTVTMQAEK; via the coding sequence TTGTTAAAAGAGGCGCAATGGATATTTGAAAAAGACCTGAAAGGCGCTATGGAAGAAGAAAACTATAATCTCGCAATCAGAAGAGCGCAGGAAGTGGTTGAGCTTTCCCTCAAAGGGTGTTTGAGAGTATTGGGCATAGATTATCCAAAAGTGCATGATGCAGGTTTACTTTTTGTAAAAATAGCTGAAAAAAAACTTAATTTTAATAAAAACACACTAACAGAAATCGAGAGGATTTCACGGTGGCTCTCAGAGGCAAGAGCACCTTCGTTCTATGGCGAAAGAGACTTTACATCAGAGGATGCAAGGAAAGCTTTTGAAGATGCAGCCTTTGTTTTTAAAGAAATAAAAACTGTGACTATGCAGGCAGAAAAATAA
- a CDS encoding acyltransferase — translation MRSLETFPSKGPHNSLWYWSDIVSPLKVIFNYICMSLARISPSLRMKNVLYTAMGIKIGEHVSIGLEVNMDVFFPELIEIGDDSIVGFNSTILCHEFLVKEYRLGRVVIGKNVTVGANTTILPGVTIADGSTVSAHSLVNSDVSGFVGGVPARPLKTEQGL, via the coding sequence ATGCGCAGTCTTGAAACCTTCCCATCCAAAGGCCCTCATAATTCTCTCTGGTACTGGTCTGATATCGTCTCCCCCCTGAAAGTCATTTTCAATTACATCTGCATGTCACTTGCACGCATCTCACCCTCACTCCGGATGAAGAACGTGCTCTATACCGCCATGGGGATCAAAATAGGCGAACATGTATCAATCGGGCTGGAGGTAAACATGGACGTGTTCTTCCCTGAACTCATAGAGATCGGAGATGACAGCATAGTCGGATTCAATTCCACCATCCTGTGCCATGAGTTCCTGGTGAAGGAATACAGGCTCGGTCGCGTCGTCATAGGTAAGAACGTCACCGTCGGTGCGAACACCACCATCCTCCCTGGCGTTACTATCGCAGACGGAAGCACGGTTTCAGCTCATTCTCTTGTAAATAGCGACGTTTCGGGTTTTGTGGGAGGGGTGCCTGCCCGCCCACTGAAAACAGAACAGGGATTATGA
- a CDS encoding DUF1405 domain-containing protein, whose translation MKYDVIDFFFWFKKEPLPRIFVLISCIMGTLFGFYYYTGQFEITPVYLWFFVPDSPFFTFMYVIVLLFYSFGVRSNAFDAFTFIGLNKVGIWTIFVLFWNYDYYFSPETSDYRFIILLLHIGMILVAMTLLKEMKKLNMRRYLLIAGFFLISDFFDYVVGTHPIIPQESIGVVSLVTISLTIITCALTFYYLEKKPEGI comes from the coding sequence ATGAAATACGATGTAATAGATTTCTTCTTCTGGTTCAAAAAAGAGCCTCTACCCCGTATTTTCGTGCTTATCTCATGCATTATGGGAACTCTTTTCGGTTTTTATTATTATACAGGCCAGTTTGAAATCACACCTGTATATTTATGGTTTTTTGTTCCAGACAGCCCCTTTTTCACGTTCATGTATGTCATTGTGCTTCTTTTTTATTCTTTCGGCGTGCGTTCTAATGCCTTCGATGCTTTCACGTTTATCGGGTTAAATAAAGTCGGTATATGGACCATCTTCGTTTTGTTCTGGAACTATGACTATTATTTCTCCCCGGAGACGAGTGACTATCGATTTATAATACTCTTGCTGCATATCGGAATGATACTTGTTGCCATGACACTATTAAAGGAAATGAAGAAATTGAACATGCGGAGATATCTTTTGATCGCAGGTTTTTTCCTGATATCAGATTTCTTTGATTATGTCGTCGGGACACACCCCATTATCCCGCAGGAAAGCATCGGAGTCGTAAGTCTGGTGACCATCTCCCTTACAATAATAACCTGCGCTCTGACATTTTATTATCTGGAGAAAAAGCCCGAAGGAATTTAG
- the thsA gene encoding thermosome subunit alpha, whose translation MGGQQILILKQGTERTRGEEAVRSNIMAARAVAEAVRTTLGPKGMDKMLTDSAGLVTITNDGATILDEMNIKHPAAKIVAEVAKTQDDEVGDGTTTAAVLTGELLKGAQVLMEKGIHPTTIVAGYTLASHKAKEILSEISVDANDGHLRKIAQTALTGKGVEFSREKLSDLVVRAVKSIVKQENGKRTVNIKDISIERRGEGSVEDSELVPGIILDKTKTHQSMPARIENAKIAILATPIEVRKAETKSEIAIEAPGQTRMFLEQEERQVREAADKVIKSGANAVFCQKGVDDLARYFLAKAGVFVTHRVKKNDLSKLSRATGGKIITSLDEITPEALGEAGLVEEKMVGNGEMIFITECKNPDTYSILLRGGTEHVVTSLNRAMHDALRVVGVTIEDGKLVAGGGSPEMELALHLREYASTLEGREQIAVNKFADAMEIIPKTLAENSGLDAIDMLTELRNQHMKGNRNVGLDVYEGKPIDMLEAGVIEPLRVKTQAITSATEAASMILRIDDVMASAKDERPKKKPDLSDIE comes from the coding sequence ATGGGCGGACAGCAGATTTTAATTTTGAAACAAGGAACGGAGAGAACACGCGGAGAAGAGGCAGTACGAAGTAATATAATGGCTGCGAGGGCAGTCGCAGAAGCTGTAAGGACAACTCTTGGTCCTAAGGGCATGGACAAGATGCTGACTGACTCGGCAGGACTTGTAACCATCACCAATGATGGAGCCACTATTCTCGATGAGATGAATATTAAACACCCGGCTGCAAAAATAGTTGCAGAGGTGGCGAAGACACAGGACGATGAAGTCGGGGACGGAACAACCACGGCCGCTGTGCTTACCGGGGAACTACTCAAAGGAGCACAGGTGCTTATGGAAAAGGGTATCCATCCAACGACCATAGTTGCCGGATACACCCTTGCATCGCATAAGGCTAAAGAGATCTTATCGGAGATATCAGTTGATGCGAACGACGGGCATCTGCGTAAGATCGCCCAGACGGCTCTGACAGGAAAGGGGGTTGAATTTTCAAGAGAAAAACTTTCTGACCTCGTGGTCAGAGCAGTGAAGTCTATTGTCAAACAGGAAAACGGCAAGAGGACAGTAAACATCAAGGACATCTCCATTGAAAGACGCGGTGAAGGGAGTGTGGAGGACAGCGAGCTTGTGCCTGGTATCATCCTGGATAAGACCAAAACCCATCAGAGCATGCCGGCGCGTATAGAGAACGCAAAGATAGCGATCCTGGCAACGCCAATAGAGGTCCGTAAAGCCGAGACAAAATCCGAGATAGCCATCGAAGCTCCGGGACAGACACGGATGTTCCTGGAACAGGAAGAAAGGCAGGTCCGTGAAGCAGCCGATAAGGTTATCAAAAGCGGCGCTAATGCAGTATTCTGCCAGAAAGGGGTGGATGACCTTGCACGCTACTTCCTTGCCAAGGCGGGTGTTTTTGTGACCCACAGGGTCAAGAAGAACGATCTTTCAAAATTGTCACGGGCCACAGGCGGGAAGATCATTACGAGCCTGGATGAGATAACTCCGGAGGCTCTTGGAGAGGCGGGACTTGTCGAAGAGAAGATGGTCGGGAACGGCGAAATGATATTCATCACAGAATGCAAGAATCCTGATACTTATTCTATCTTACTGCGTGGTGGAACCGAACACGTTGTAACAAGCCTTAACAGGGCAATGCACGATGCACTGCGGGTCGTGGGTGTGACTATTGAAGACGGGAAACTGGTAGCAGGCGGCGGCTCTCCCGAGATGGAACTGGCGCTGCACCTTCGCGAGTATGCCTCCACGCTTGAAGGAAGGGAACAGATCGCGGTGAATAAATTCGCGGATGCAATGGAGATCATCCCCAAGACCCTTGCGGAAAACTCAGGGCTGGATGCCATAGACATGCTCACAGAACTTCGAAACCAGCATATGAAAGGCAACAGGAACGTTGGCCTCGATGTTTATGAGGGCAAACCCATTGATATGCTGGAAGCTGGCGTCATCGAGCCGCTTCGAGTGAAAACTCAGGCGATCACTTCGGCGACAGAAGCCGCTTCTATGATACTGCGCATCGATGATGTGATGGCATCTGCAAAAGATGAACGCCCGAAGAAAAAACCCGATCTGAGCGATATTGAATAA
- the thpR gene encoding RNA 2',3'-cyclic phosphodiesterase encodes MTRTFIAVELPERLIPDIEKIESILKAPSIKLVEPKLVHITLKFLGDISEDRVEPIVSALSGINCEPFEARIKGIGVFPKPSYIKVIWLGTEGNFDLLHKEVERVLFPFKFEKDRNFSAHATLARVKFPGEKSEILEKIKKLGEVDLGTMKVDSLSLKKSTLTPKGPIYETLREIRLKTA; translated from the coding sequence ATGACACGCACGTTTATCGCTGTGGAATTGCCTGAAAGGTTAATCCCGGATATAGAGAAAATAGAGTCCATCCTGAAAGCTCCAAGTATCAAACTGGTAGAACCAAAGCTGGTACATATAACTTTGAAATTCCTGGGGGATATATCTGAAGACAGAGTCGAACCTATCGTTTCTGCTCTATCAGGGATCAATTGTGAGCCCTTCGAGGCAAGGATAAAAGGTATAGGTGTTTTCCCGAAGCCCAGTTATATAAAGGTCATCTGGCTGGGTACAGAAGGCAATTTTGACTTATTGCATAAAGAAGTAGAACGCGTGCTTTTCCCATTCAAATTCGAAAAGGACAGGAATTTCAGTGCGCATGCGACACTTGCGCGTGTAAAATTTCCGGGTGAAAAATCGGAGATCCTTGAAAAAATAAAAAAACTTGGAGAAGTGGACCTCGGAACGATGAAAGTGGATTCTTTAAGTCTGAAAAAAAGTACCCTTACACCGAAAGGACCAATATATGAAACCTTACGGGAAATAAGGCTGAAAACCGCCTGA